In Crassostrea angulata isolate pt1a10 chromosome 6, ASM2561291v2, whole genome shotgun sequence, a genomic segment contains:
- the LOC128188878 gene encoding 3-ketodihydrosphingosine reductase-like, whose amino-acid sequence MLIYCGILLILIILFALSKLLSAKEIKLKGAHVLVTGGSSGIGKALAIEAVKNGANVTIMARNEKKLEDAKEEIESHIKDKDAQKVFSTSVDITRSAEMVKEAVKKAENNLGPVTILINNAGSAVAGNFEDTSSEQFQRMMDLNFLGGVNVTKAALKGMKDNNGGRIVFISSQAGQVGVFGYTAYSASKFALRGFAESLQMEVKPYNIYVTMAFPPDTDTPGLAEENKSKPRETLLISDTVGLFSPSDVAKSVFKDAVNGKFLSYVGMDGWLLCNLSSGMSPATSVLDLLQQIFTMGLFRFICQFYLLHFDRIIKKCKEEKHAKPKTS is encoded by the exons ATGTTGATTTATTGTggaattttgttgattttaataattttatttgcattatCAAAACTTCTATCGGCAAAGGAAATAAAGCTAAAAGGAGCTCATGTATTG gtaacAGGTGGATCTAGTGGTATTGGTAAAGCCCTTGCTATTGAGGCGGTTAAAAATGGAGCTAATGTCACTATCATGGCCAGGAATGAA aaaaaactAGAAGATGCAAAAGAAGAAATAGAAAGTCACATAAAAGATAAAGATGCTCAG AAGGTTTTTTCAACATCTGTGGACATAACAAGAAGTGCAGAAATGGTTAAAGAAGCTGTTAAAAAG gCTGAAAACAATCTGGGACCAGTTACAATTCTAATTAACAATGCAGGCAGTGCAGTGGCTGGAAATTTTGAAGACACTTCATCTGAGCAATTTCAg CGCatgatggatttgaattttCTCGGAGGTGTCAATGTCACCAAGGCTGCCTTAAAAGGGATGAAGGACAACAATGGAGGAAGAATAGTTTTCATCTCATCCCAGGCGGGACAAGTGGGCGTGTTTGGCTACACCGCCTACTCAGCCTCAAAATTTGCTCTCAGGGGATTCGCAGAGTCCCTTCAAATGGAG GTAAAACCATACAATATTTATGTTACCATGGCATTTCCACCTGACACAGACACTCCTGGTCTAGCAGAGGAGAATAAATCTAAG CCCAGGGAAACACTGCTCATATCAGATACAGTAGGACTGTTTTCTCCCAGTGATGTTGCCAAGTCAGTTTTCAAGGATGCTgtg AATGGGAAATTTTTGAGTTACGTTGGTATGGATGGCTGGTTGCTTTGCAACTTATCAAGCGGGATGTCCCCTGCAACGTCCGTTTTGGATTTACTTCAGCAG ATATTCACTATGGGACTGTTCCGCTTTATTTGTCAGTTTTATTTGTTACATTTTGACCgaattataaaaaagtgtaaaGAAGAGAAGCATGCAAAACCCAAGACATCATAA
- the LOC128190107 gene encoding uncharacterized protein LOC128190107 gives MRALGVTVLVLAVACLWSPRTDARSYSSYWKSPRRTDYVLDHKFYNYLERVTRAPFTELRKAQLILTSYREANKYSANGDANDAARIFFSLKPRSITFSTVGYGRCGFGGCRTRRYRRRNRYRTSRSYYRTNGYKRRYRRSRGKFTYRAKKYGKKIVRKLLRGSAKRKSKGKSSVKESKSKRPSYRKSAKGKKWRGSGKGKSQRGSKRMRGRKGSKGKLWRSNGYKRLWGRWGSRRGSRRGSYVRRYRPRRRGSLTARGRVGIYDVVLMTSPSKAQIVFIPRRSVYSYNRELRIKRTFTFKTNTFWQRILYRF, from the exons ATGCGAGCACTCGGTGTGACCGTACTGGTGTTGGCTGTGGCCTGCCTCTGGTCCCCCCGGACCGATGCTCGGAGCTATTCCTCCTACTGGAAATCCCCCCGCCGAACGGACTATGTTCTGGaccataaattttacaattatctGG AGCGGGTAACTAGAGCCCCTTTCACAGAGTTAAGGAAAGCTCAACTAATCCTGACAAGCTATCGAGAAGCCAACAAATACAGCGCCAACGGTGATGCAAATGACGCCGCCAGAATCTTTTTCAGTTTGAAGCCTCGTAGCATCACATTT AGTACAGTCGGATATGGAAGATGTGGATTCGGGGGCTGCCGGACTAGACGCTACAGACGAAGGAACCGTTACAGAACTTCCAGGTCATACTATCGAACGAATGGTTACAAGAGACGTTACAGGAGAAGCCGCGGAAAATTTACGTATAGAGCAAAAAAGTATGGTAAAAAAATAGTCAGAAAACTTCTTAGAGGGTCCGCAAAACGAAAATCGAAGGGGAAATCCAGCGTAAAGGAAAGTAAATCCAAAAGACCATCCTATAGAAAGTCGGCGAAAGGTAAGAAATGGAGGGGATCCGGAAAAGGAAAGAGTCAGAGAGGTTCCAAAAGAATGAGGGGACGGAAGGGATCGAAAGGGAAATTGTGGAGATCAAACGGTTACAAAAGATTATGGGGACGTTGGGGGAGCAGGAGAGGGTCGCGGAGGGGAAGTTACGTCAGAAGGTACCGACCGAGGCGACGGGGATCCCTCACGGCCCGCGGACGTGTGGGGATATATGACGTAGTACTGATGACGAGCCCCAGTAAGGCCCAGATTGTATTCATACCCCGACGCTCTGTTTACTCTTACAACAGGGAACTGAGGATCAAACGCACCTTCACCTTCAAAACAAACACTTTCTGGCAACGGATATTGTATAGGTTTTGA